Proteins from one Dysgonomonas sp. HDW5A genomic window:
- a CDS encoding DUF1003 domain-containing protein: MMMSQNRQEEKDRDRSKKDYMINLKSELEVRTLHEKIDHLMIYQQQELIEIQKIQIEMMNDILAQVEKNNKNNQF, from the coding sequence ATGATGATGAGTCAGAATCGTCAGGAAGAAAAAGATCGCGATCGCTCAAAGAAAGATTATATGATTAATCTGAAATCGGAATTGGAAGTTCGCACTTTGCATGAAAAGATAGATCACCTGATGATATATCAACAGCAGGAGCTCATCGAAATTCAAAAGATTCAGATTGAGATGATGAATGATATATTGGCACAGGTTGAAAAAAATAATAAGAACAACCAATTCTAG
- a CDS encoding 1-deoxy-D-xylulose-5-phosphate reductoisomerase, with protein sequence MKRKLAILGSTGSIGTQALDVVREHSDKFEVYAITANNSLDLLVKQAREFQPEVVVIANEDKYEALKAALADLPIKVWAGMDSIVQVVQSEPIDIVLTAMVGYAGLAPTISAIKAKKPIALANKETLVVAGELITELALENKVPILPVDSEHSAIFQCLNGECSPIEKILLTASGGPFRKFNKDELQKVTKHQALKHPNWEMGAKITIDSATLMNKGFEMIEAKWLFGLTPDQVQVVVHPQSIIHSMVQFEDSSIIAQMGLPDMRLPIQYAFAYPNRLKSNFERLDIFKLGTMTFEEPDMDRFRNLAFAFDAANKGGNMPCIVNAANEIVVEAFLKEKIGFLEMSDIIEKTMQKASFIQKPTYDDYVLSNIEAREVAAAFI encoded by the coding sequence ATGAAACGTAAACTCGCTATATTAGGATCAACAGGATCTATAGGCACACAGGCATTAGACGTGGTCAGAGAGCATTCCGATAAATTTGAGGTATATGCTATCACTGCAAATAATAGCTTGGATTTGCTGGTGAAACAAGCCCGTGAATTTCAGCCTGAGGTGGTCGTGATTGCTAATGAAGATAAATATGAAGCCCTTAAAGCAGCATTGGCTGATCTGCCTATTAAGGTTTGGGCAGGAATGGATTCTATTGTTCAGGTAGTTCAGAGCGAACCTATCGATATAGTGCTTACAGCTATGGTTGGTTATGCCGGATTGGCTCCAACTATCAGTGCTATTAAAGCTAAAAAGCCTATTGCATTGGCCAATAAAGAGACATTGGTAGTTGCGGGTGAATTAATCACAGAATTGGCATTAGAAAATAAAGTGCCTATATTACCGGTCGATTCGGAACATTCGGCTATCTTTCAATGTTTAAATGGCGAATGTAGTCCTATCGAGAAAATATTACTGACTGCTTCGGGTGGCCCTTTCCGTAAATTCAACAAAGATGAATTGCAAAAAGTGACTAAGCATCAGGCTCTAAAACATCCTAATTGGGAGATGGGAGCTAAGATTACCATCGATTCGGCGACGTTAATGAATAAAGGCTTTGAAATGATCGAAGCTAAGTGGCTCTTTGGGCTTACTCCCGATCAAGTGCAGGTAGTTGTACATCCTCAGTCTATTATTCATTCGATGGTACAATTCGAAGATTCTTCTATTATAGCGCAGATGGGTTTACCTGATATGCGTTTACCGATTCAATATGCGTTTGCCTATCCGAATCGTCTGAAATCTAATTTCGAACGACTGGATATATTTAAACTGGGTACTATGACTTTCGAAGAGCCTGATATGGATCGATTCCGTAATCTGGCCTTTGCTTTTGATGCAGCCAATAAAGGGGGAAATATGCCTTGCATCGTAAATGCTGCAAACGAAATAGTTGTAGAAGCCTTTCTAAAAGAAAAAATAGGCTTTCTCGAGATGAGCGACATTATAGAGAAAACCATGCAGAAAGCTTCATTTATTCAAAAGCCAACGTATGACGACTATGTGTTGTCAAATATCGAAGCCAGAGAAGTGGCCGCTGCTTTTATTTAA
- a CDS encoding murein hydrolase activator EnvC: MAKRKDKNRHSFWKRLHFKYRLSILNENTLEEVWKLRVSMFYGIMLYLTSFFILMVIASVIIISTPIRNYLPGYLDSEIREQAIRAAIQVDSLELQQSYQLAYLENIKDIFAGKVQPDSENKVDTVTISETDKSLQSTDKERKYREEYEEAEKYNLSTISTSDATPTEGVTFFRPVKGIITGKFNLPSRNYGVKIVTAGESVVATLEGSVVFAGYADNGYMLQLQHKNGFISVYKGVSMILKKTGDKVRTGEAIAMVGNGKDNSEKTTLQFELWYKGNPINPELYISF, from the coding sequence ATGGCAAAAAGAAAAGATAAAAATCGACATAGTTTTTGGAAACGGCTACACTTCAAGTACCGTTTGTCTATATTGAATGAGAACACACTTGAAGAAGTGTGGAAACTTCGTGTTTCGATGTTTTACGGTATTATGTTGTATTTGACGTCCTTTTTTATTTTGATGGTAATTGCCTCTGTGATAATAATATCAACACCTATTCGCAACTACTTACCCGGTTATTTAGATTCCGAGATTAGAGAACAGGCAATACGTGCAGCTATTCAGGTCGATTCGTTAGAACTCCAACAAAGTTACCAGTTGGCATATTTGGAAAATATAAAAGATATTTTTGCAGGAAAAGTACAGCCTGATTCCGAAAATAAAGTGGATACTGTTACAATCTCCGAAACCGACAAATCTTTACAAAGTACCGATAAAGAACGAAAATACAGGGAAGAGTATGAAGAGGCTGAAAAATACAACCTGTCAACTATTTCCACTTCCGATGCAACACCCACCGAAGGCGTTACTTTCTTTCGTCCGGTAAAAGGTATAATCACAGGGAAATTTAATCTTCCTTCGCGGAATTACGGGGTGAAGATTGTTACTGCCGGTGAAAGTGTGGTAGCAACTCTCGAAGGATCCGTTGTCTTTGCAGGCTATGCCGATAATGGGTATATGCTTCAATTACAACATAAAAACGGATTTATATCTGTTTACAAAGGAGTCTCGATGATCTTGAAAAAAACAGGAGATAAAGTCAGAACCGGGGAAGCTATTGCCATGGTAGGTAATGGAAAAGACAATTCAGAAAAAACAACATTACAATTCGAACTTTGGTATAAGGGTAACCCTATCAATCCCGAATTATATATATCATTCTAA
- a CDS encoding NCS2 family permease, with translation MLEKIFKLKENNTTVRTELFAGLITFLTMSYILVVNPNILGETGMDRAAVFTATVLGSVIATLFMAFFTNLPVAQAPGMGLNNFFAFTVVLTMGYTWQFALTAVFIEGLIFILLTFFNVRELIVNSIPRVLKEAIPVGVGLFITLVGLKSAGVVVGNDATLVSLGDMANPNVWIALAGVVITGALLALNVNGAILIGIVAATIGGVFAGIVHFPEGNWVSLPPSLAPTFAQFQWDKVFTFDMALVVFTFLFVNLFDTVGTLIGVVSRTGLLDKDGNFPQMKKALFADALGTTIGSVLGTSPITAYIESSSGVAAGGRTGLTSVSTAFMFVLALFFAPLFLIVPASATSPALIVVGLFMISAVAKINFDDITESLPAFVTLIFMPFTYSIAQGIVFGILTYFFVKILSGRYKDVSTMIYVLSALFIIKLGLDAAHIWEKM, from the coding sequence ATGTTAGAGAAAATTTTTAAACTGAAAGAAAATAATACGACTGTCCGTACCGAATTATTCGCAGGACTGATAACCTTTCTTACCATGTCTTATATTCTGGTTGTAAATCCGAATATTTTGGGAGAAACCGGAATGGATAGGGCTGCAGTATTTACAGCTACGGTTTTAGGTTCGGTTATAGCTACTCTTTTTATGGCATTTTTTACCAATCTGCCTGTTGCACAAGCTCCGGGGATGGGGCTTAATAATTTTTTCGCCTTTACGGTTGTGCTCACGATGGGTTATACGTGGCAATTTGCTTTAACAGCGGTTTTCATTGAAGGACTTATATTTATACTTCTTACTTTTTTTAATGTTCGGGAATTAATAGTAAACAGTATCCCTCGGGTTTTGAAAGAAGCCATTCCCGTAGGTGTCGGTTTATTTATTACACTCGTCGGATTAAAAAGTGCAGGGGTAGTAGTTGGAAATGATGCCACTTTGGTTTCTTTGGGAGATATGGCAAATCCGAATGTTTGGATTGCACTGGCAGGAGTGGTTATTACGGGAGCTTTGTTGGCACTCAATGTAAATGGAGCTATTCTGATAGGTATAGTCGCTGCGACGATTGGCGGTGTTTTTGCTGGAATAGTTCATTTTCCCGAAGGTAATTGGGTAAGTCTTCCTCCGTCTTTGGCTCCTACATTTGCTCAATTCCAATGGGATAAAGTATTTACATTCGATATGGCATTAGTCGTATTTACATTCTTATTTGTAAATCTTTTTGATACCGTAGGAACTCTTATCGGGGTAGTTTCGAGAACCGGTTTATTAGATAAAGACGGTAACTTCCCTCAGATGAAAAAAGCATTATTTGCAGATGCTTTAGGTACAACTATAGGATCGGTTTTGGGTACAAGTCCAATTACAGCCTACATCGAAAGTTCGTCAGGGGTTGCAGCCGGAGGGCGTACAGGCCTAACTTCGGTAAGTACAGCTTTTATGTTTGTGCTGGCACTGTTTTTTGCCCCCTTGTTTCTCATAGTACCTGCTTCGGCAACATCACCCGCGCTTATCGTTGTGGGGCTGTTTATGATTTCGGCAGTAGCTAAAATAAATTTCGATGATATTACGGAGTCTTTACCGGCTTTCGTTACACTCATTTTTATGCCTTTTACATACAGTATTGCACAAGGTATTGTTTTTGGTATACTTACCTATTTCTTTGTTAAAATATTATCGGGAAGATATAAGGATGTTTCTACAATGATTTATGTTTTATCAGCTCTGTTCATTATAAAATTAGGACTTGACGCTGCCCATATCTGGGAGAAAATGTAA
- the rseP gene encoding RIP metalloprotease RseP produces the protein METFFIKALQLILSLSILVIVHEFGHFFFARVFKIKVEKFYLFFDIGFSLFKFKPKNSDTEYGIGWLPLGGYVKIAGMIDESMDKEQLKQPEQPWEFRSKPTWQRLLVMIGGVLFNIILAIFIYSMILFSWGDSYISFKDVSRGMEFSQVAKDAGFQDGDKIISADGKELKYHMDKTLDINTLMKFANAKEVVIERNGELQTVTMPLDFADKMIGSKKMAYEMKIPPVVDSVIVGSIAQKSGLIKGDSIVSVNGKAVESFAGIRKNIGENLNSEVVISYYRGDSLYSTTAIVDSSGVLGFTSIPLTAICQLRHDNIGFFASFPAGVNLAKETLQGYIAQFRFVFTKEGLSNLSGFGGIGSMFPATWDWQAFWFMTAFLSVILAVMNILPIPMLDGGHVMFLLYEMITRRKPNEKFQEYAQVAGMVFIFALLIYANGNDLFKAIFK, from the coding sequence ATGGAAACATTTTTCATAAAAGCGTTACAATTAATTTTAAGTTTATCAATATTGGTTATTGTCCACGAATTCGGACATTTCTTTTTTGCCCGTGTATTTAAAATTAAGGTCGAGAAATTTTACCTCTTTTTCGATATAGGTTTTTCTTTATTCAAGTTTAAACCTAAAAATAGCGATACAGAATATGGTATCGGTTGGTTACCTTTGGGAGGGTATGTGAAAATTGCCGGAATGATCGACGAGTCGATGGATAAAGAGCAACTGAAACAGCCCGAACAACCTTGGGAGTTCAGATCTAAACCGACATGGCAACGTCTATTGGTGATGATTGGAGGTGTTCTTTTCAATATAATTTTGGCAATATTTATCTACTCAATGATTCTCTTCTCATGGGGCGATTCTTATATCTCTTTTAAAGATGTAAGCCGTGGTATGGAGTTTAGTCAGGTTGCAAAAGATGCAGGCTTTCAGGATGGCGATAAAATTATAAGTGCTGATGGCAAAGAGTTAAAATATCACATGGATAAAACATTGGATATAAATACCCTGATGAAGTTTGCCAATGCTAAAGAAGTTGTTATTGAGCGAAACGGAGAGCTACAAACTGTAACTATGCCTTTAGATTTTGCCGATAAGATGATAGGCTCAAAAAAGATGGCTTATGAAATGAAAATTCCACCTGTTGTAGACAGTGTAATTGTAGGCAGTATCGCCCAAAAAAGCGGTTTAATCAAAGGAGATAGTATTGTATCGGTTAATGGTAAAGCGGTAGAATCTTTCGCCGGAATTCGGAAAAATATAGGGGAGAATCTAAATTCAGAAGTAGTTATCAGTTATTACAGAGGCGATTCTCTATATAGTACTACCGCAATTGTAGATAGTTCGGGTGTTTTAGGATTTACTTCTATCCCATTGACAGCGATTTGTCAGTTGAGACATGATAATATTGGTTTCTTTGCTTCATTTCCGGCGGGAGTGAATCTGGCAAAAGAAACCCTACAAGGATATATTGCACAATTCAGATTTGTATTCACAAAAGAAGGTTTATCTAATCTTAGTGGGTTTGGTGGTATCGGAAGTATGTTCCCTGCTACTTGGGATTGGCAGGCATTTTGGTTTATGACTGCATTCTTATCTGTGATTTTGGCTGTGATGAATATCTTACCTATACCCATGTTGGACGGTGGACATGTGATGTTTTTGCTTTACGAAATGATTACTCGCCGAAAACCGAATGAAAAATTCCAAGAGTATGCTCAGGTTGCAGGTATGGTATTTATTTTTGCTTTACTGATTTATGCAAACGGAAATGACCTTTTTAAAGCCATATTCAAGTAA
- a CDS encoding pyridoxal phosphate-dependent aminotransferase family protein, which yields MSLLSNKLYRYDAARNARAAGIYPYFREIQSDQDTEVVINGRKVLMFGSNAYLGLTNHPKVVEASIAATRKYGTGMAGSRFLNGTLDIHVQLEKKLAAFVGKEDALVYSTGFNVNQGVVGCITGREDYIIWDELDHASIIEGNRASLSTKLKFRHNDMDSLEKQLQKCEPDKVKLIVVDGVFSMEGDVINLPKVVELSKKYNGNIMIDEAHGLGVFGRNFNGKGVHDYFGLTDSMDLIMGTFSKSLASIGGFIAAEETIIDYLRHNSRPYIFSASVTPGATAAANAALDILMSEPDRVENLWNITNYALEGFRQLGCEIGHTNSPIIPLYIRDNEKTFIITRTLFEEGVFVNPVVSPAVAPKDTLIRFSLMATHTKEQVDIALDKIGAIFKKMGVLANNMEKA from the coding sequence ATGAGCCTATTAAGTAATAAGCTATATCGATATGATGCTGCCAGAAACGCTCGCGCTGCAGGTATCTATCCTTATTTCAGAGAAATTCAGAGTGACCAAGACACTGAGGTAGTTATCAACGGTAGAAAAGTCTTGATGTTTGGCTCAAATGCCTATCTTGGATTGACTAATCACCCCAAAGTTGTAGAAGCTTCAATTGCTGCAACCCGTAAATACGGGACAGGAATGGCAGGCTCTCGTTTTTTAAACGGAACTTTGGACATTCATGTTCAATTAGAGAAAAAATTAGCCGCATTTGTGGGCAAAGAGGATGCATTAGTGTATTCAACCGGCTTTAATGTTAACCAAGGTGTAGTAGGCTGTATTACAGGCCGTGAAGATTACATCATTTGGGATGAACTAGATCATGCTTCAATAATTGAAGGAAACAGAGCTTCTCTTTCTACGAAATTGAAATTCCGCCACAATGATATGGATTCTTTGGAGAAACAACTCCAAAAATGCGAACCTGACAAAGTTAAACTAATTGTGGTTGATGGTGTTTTCAGCATGGAAGGTGATGTTATCAATCTACCAAAAGTTGTAGAGCTATCTAAAAAGTACAATGGTAATATTATGATCGATGAAGCTCACGGTTTAGGAGTATTCGGTCGTAACTTCAATGGTAAAGGCGTTCATGACTATTTCGGTCTGACTGACAGCATGGATCTTATCATGGGAACTTTTAGTAAATCATTGGCATCTATCGGTGGTTTTATTGCTGCAGAGGAAACAATTATTGATTATCTTCGTCACAATTCACGTCCTTATATATTCAGTGCAAGTGTTACTCCGGGAGCTACTGCTGCTGCAAATGCTGCTCTTGATATATTGATGAGTGAACCTGATCGTGTAGAGAATTTGTGGAATATCACAAACTATGCATTAGAAGGATTCCGTCAGTTGGGTTGTGAAATAGGACATACCAATAGTCCGATTATTCCTTTATATATACGTGATAATGAAAAAACATTCATTATAACCCGTACTTTATTTGAAGAAGGTGTTTTCGTGAATCCGGTAGTATCTCCGGCTGTTGCTCCTAAAGACACGCTTATACGATTCTCATTAATGGCTACTCATACAAAAGAACAAGTGGACATTGCTTTAGATAAAATCGGGGCGATATTCAAAAAAATGGGCGTACTCGCAAACAATATGGAAAAAGCTTAA
- a CDS encoding TldD/PmbA family protein produces the protein MTLITRQHKDIAQWAMEIALKNGCSSSRVSLTVANNNSFEYRNTQLDKLHQSSENKLYIELYVDGRYGTLSTNRLEKSELEAFIKDGIASTRFLAPDLCRQLPDMDRYYKMNSEDDLDLFDATFFDYTVDQKLAVAKATVEEIYGTDDRIVSVVSSYDDGCGAEYMVASNGFEGEIQDTAYSLTAEVALKTAGDARPESYWYDSKLYWTDLQTEGIARKALKRAFQKLGQTKIKSGKYNLLLDNTVSMKLVSPLISAMYGTAIQQKNTFLLNRLGDKIVSDKLTVIDNPHQRRSFGSRWYDGEGVATKDQILIDKGVLNTYFIDSYNALKLNTQPTIASPSIVKLKHGSKNHSQLLNTMHHGIWVTGFNGGNTNSTTGDFSFGIEGFFIENGIVTTPIGEMNITGNILELWNNLVEVGNDPLSLNSSRQIPSLLFENVSFSGL, from the coding sequence ATGACACTTATAACCCGTCAACACAAAGATATAGCACAATGGGCGATGGAAATAGCCTTGAAAAATGGCTGTTCTTCTTCCAGAGTGTCTCTAACCGTAGCCAATAATAACTCTTTTGAGTATCGAAATACTCAGTTGGATAAGCTGCATCAGAGTTCCGAAAATAAGTTATACATAGAATTATATGTGGATGGCAGATATGGAACCCTTTCGACAAATAGACTTGAAAAGTCCGAATTGGAGGCGTTTATCAAAGATGGTATTGCTTCGACACGCTTCCTAGCTCCCGATTTATGTCGTCAATTGCCCGATATGGATCGTTATTATAAGATGAACTCCGAGGATGATTTAGATTTATTCGATGCTACTTTTTTTGATTATACAGTCGATCAGAAATTAGCTGTTGCAAAAGCTACAGTTGAGGAGATTTACGGAACAGATGACCGTATAGTATCAGTCGTATCCAGTTACGATGACGGATGCGGTGCCGAGTACATGGTGGCAAGTAACGGATTTGAGGGAGAGATTCAAGATACAGCTTATAGTTTAACCGCAGAAGTTGCACTCAAAACCGCAGGTGACGCACGTCCCGAGTCTTATTGGTATGACAGTAAATTATATTGGACAGATCTGCAAACCGAGGGGATTGCCCGGAAGGCACTAAAGAGGGCTTTTCAGAAGCTTGGGCAAACCAAGATAAAGTCAGGAAAGTATAATTTGCTCCTAGACAATACGGTATCCATGAAATTAGTATCTCCACTTATTTCTGCTATGTATGGTACTGCAATTCAGCAAAAAAATACATTCCTATTAAACAGGTTAGGAGACAAAATTGTGTCGGATAAACTTACCGTTATAGATAATCCCCATCAGAGAAGATCATTCGGTTCTCGTTGGTACGATGGTGAAGGTGTTGCTACTAAAGATCAGATATTGATTGATAAAGGAGTTTTAAATACTTACTTTATTGATTCCTATAATGCCCTTAAATTAAATACGCAGCCTACTATCGCATCTCCATCAATAGTGAAACTGAAACATGGCTCCAAAAATCATTCTCAGCTATTGAACACAATGCATCATGGAATTTGGGTAACAGGTTTTAATGGAGGAAATACGAATAGTACCACAGGCGATTTTTCATTCGGAATAGAAGGTTTTTTTATTGAGAATGGAATTGTAACAACTCCAATCGGTGAAATGAATATAACAGGAAATATTCTTGAGCTATGGAATAATTTGGTAGAAGTTGGGAATGACCCTCTCTCATTAAATTCTTCACGGCAAATACCATCGCTCCTATTTGAAAATGTAAGTTTCAGTGGTTTATAA
- a CDS encoding gliding motility-associated C-terminal domain-containing protein gives MKYFLTCLFLFAITITSSAQYTVSGGIGEKPYEYTDGLGGTGISKIYILNTFSGATITYTSNAAVVRFYKYSRSLSDKVLIPYSDISTSNSGNNTTYTITNLEDSRGYFAEVNGVNNAVIWIIDYSKHLPILNSIEPSEGGDRCEFLKLLINKSDDLPYYATTGGEYSVIRKYTIEYPDFDGTSKEFKEVIKTIGPRDIGIDATIDAPLKDTKFTLSGDQIAKHFGLDIHIDSKEYTAIAVKAFMDAVQVNSSEESTGLGGSAPAQINFSGYGNDPTARFYTWFIYNTSDMENPIVRYTDQNIRYTFNNAGTFRVVLEVADRGSVCADTVNVQFSIAESELKVPNIFSPDANSEEAKVFRVTYKSLVKFKCTIFNRWGNKLYEWTDPSKGWDGKYNGKYVNTGVYFYAIDALGSEGKHYKMAGDINVIRKK, from the coding sequence ATGAAGTATTTTCTTACATGTTTATTCTTATTCGCAATTACAATTACATCATCGGCACAATACACAGTATCAGGAGGTATTGGAGAAAAGCCTTATGAATATACTGACGGACTTGGAGGCACAGGTATTTCTAAAATATACATTTTAAATACTTTCTCGGGAGCTACCATAACGTATACGTCAAATGCAGCTGTTGTTCGTTTCTACAAATACAGCCGATCTTTATCGGATAAAGTATTAATCCCCTATTCTGATATATCGACAAGTAACAGTGGAAATAATACAACATATACAATAACTAATCTGGAAGATTCAAGAGGATATTTCGCAGAGGTAAATGGTGTAAATAATGCTGTAATATGGATAATTGACTACAGTAAGCATCTGCCCATATTAAATTCAATCGAACCCTCTGAGGGAGGAGACAGATGCGAATTCCTGAAGTTATTGATAAACAAATCTGATGATCTACCTTATTATGCTACCACCGGAGGTGAATATTCGGTCATAAGAAAATACACAATAGAATATCCTGATTTTGATGGAACTTCAAAGGAGTTCAAAGAGGTAATCAAGACGATAGGTCCTCGTGATATTGGTATAGATGCTACAATTGATGCACCACTAAAGGATACTAAATTCACGCTCAGTGGTGATCAGATTGCAAAGCATTTCGGACTGGATATACATATTGACAGTAAAGAATATACGGCAATTGCGGTTAAAGCTTTTATGGATGCAGTGCAAGTGAATAGCAGTGAAGAATCAACCGGCCTGGGAGGTTCTGCTCCTGCTCAGATTAACTTCTCGGGATATGGCAATGATCCTACCGCCCGCTTCTATACATGGTTTATTTATAATACATCCGATATGGAGAACCCGATAGTTCGCTATACCGATCAAAATATTCGATATACATTTAATAATGCTGGAACATTTCGGGTTGTATTAGAAGTTGCGGACAGAGGTTCTGTCTGTGCAGATACTGTAAATGTTCAATTCTCTATTGCTGAATCAGAACTTAAAGTACCGAATATTTTCTCTCCGGATGCAAACAGCGAAGAAGCTAAAGTTTTTAGGGTTACTTACAAATCGTTAGTTAAATTTAAATGTACGATTTTCAACCGATGGGGGAATAAGCTTTACGAATGGACTGATCCGTCAAAAGGATGGGATGGTAAATACAATGGTAAATATGTGAATACAGGAGTTTATTTTTATGCGATAGATGCTCTCGGTTCGGAAGGCAAGCATTATAAAATGGCAGGAGATATAAATGTGATACGAAAGAAGTAA
- a CDS encoding DUF5020 family protein, whose protein sequence is MKKHLLLSLLLFAVSIISYSQEIQLHFDPRHSLNNDVAPRNYFTATFQMFKPDKWGSTFGFIDIDFNQSRGNIGLAYLEIYRNIKVGNSPIMPHVEFNGGIVRGDNFSGFSIPNAYMIGGAYDHAFGSVFISTYLTYKYNTFDKVSHDVQWTGIWNTNLFDNKVTLTGFIDVWTENKDRVSGKGGKKVILLTEPQFWYNIDQNLSFGSEIEITNNFYGTSNYKNKLYVFPTIAGKWTF, encoded by the coding sequence ATGAAAAAACATTTACTTCTTTCGTTACTTCTATTCGCAGTATCTATTATCTCTTATTCGCAGGAAATTCAACTGCACTTCGATCCAAGACACAGTTTAAACAATGATGTCGCACCACGAAATTACTTTACGGCAACATTTCAAATGTTTAAACCCGATAAATGGGGATCTACTTTTGGTTTTATCGATATTGATTTCAATCAAAGCAGAGGCAATATTGGTCTTGCTTATTTAGAAATTTATAGGAATATAAAAGTAGGTAATAGTCCTATTATGCCGCATGTCGAATTTAATGGTGGGATAGTTCGAGGTGACAATTTTTCAGGATTTTCGATACCTAATGCCTATATGATCGGAGGAGCGTACGATCATGCTTTTGGATCTGTATTTATTAGCACCTATTTAACTTACAAGTATAATACCTTTGATAAAGTGAGCCACGATGTGCAATGGACAGGAATCTGGAATACAAACTTGTTTGATAATAAAGTAACATTAACCGGGTTTATTGATGTTTGGACTGAAAATAAAGACAGAGTATCCGGTAAAGGAGGTAAAAAAGTTATTCTGCTTACAGAACCTCAGTTTTGGTATAATATAGATCAGAATCTGTCTTTTGGTAGTGAAATAGAAATTACCAATAATTTTTATGGCACTTCAAACTATAAAAATAAATTGTATGTATTTCCGACCATTGCCGGTAAATGGACCTTCTAA